TTACGTCTCGTTTAAGTTTACCTGGAACGAGGGAAGCGATCGCAAGCAAGACGCTGTAATGACTAGAGAAGAAAGTCAAGCTGACATTTTAAAAAATATTTCATTGAGGCTTAACCCTACTCTATTACCCAGCCAACTTAAAGGGAATTGAAGCGATTGAAAAAGTATTGCCAGGTGTCCCTCAAGTGGCACTTTTTTATCGGGATATCTGCCCTAGATTCAGAGTGCCGTTTCAGAAGGCAACTAACGCGCTCAATTGCGTTAGTTGTCTATATCCATTCGCTTCTCAGGCACATTGGGGCGATGCTGACTTCACTCGGCAGTTTTGGGTTTAAAACTCGACTCGAAAAAATGAGCGATCGCCGATAGATGAAGACATTGCTAGCGACGAGTCAGCCATGCGCGTCTTAGTTGTGCAGGCGCAAGAAGATTGGGCGATCGCTTACTGCAACTGCGGGCTAGAACCTGTCAAAAACAACCCTTGAAATACGCCCGTAGAGAAATTCAACAACTAAGTCAGGCACTTTAAATTGATAAAACTAACTTATCTCTACCTGTAAGAGCAGTAACGCCGCCTATTCCCATTAAAATCAAAGCAACTATAGCGTTCAATTGCTTGGAAGATACAAAGCCTCTGGGTTAAGCGTGGCATTGAGCGAATTGGGATTATCGCCGCACAACACCGTAGGCGTTGGCGATGCCGAAAACGATAGCGCCTTGCTGAACCTGTGCGAGTGTGGCGTCGCCGTCGTCAACGCCCTGCCCATGCTCAAAGAGATTGCCGATTTTGTCACGAAGGGCGATCGCGGTGCTGGGGTAATCGAATTGATTGACCATCTGCTGGCTTCGGATTTATCCGAACTTCAACCCTAGCTGCAATGACACAACATCCTGCTCGATAGCTGAGAAGCGGTCAACGTTTGTCTACCTGTCGTAGTCGATGGAGTCATTCCGCCTACCTTCTAGCTGCGGGGGCAGAAACTCAGAACGCCGTCTGTGAGATAAGGTTGGCGGAGGGGGCTGGATGGGGTGAATCACTTGTACTGTCCGGGGAGGACGCTGCTGTTGCGACAGCAAAGCAAAGGCTGCTGCCAGCACAACCCCACTAATGACAGTGAGAACCATGCCTCCTACTGCCCAGAGGATGCCTGTCAGCATGGGATTTAACGGCTGTTGCTCTTGAACAGCAGGCAAGGCTTGGGTTGGGTTGACCGGCGGAGGATAGACATTTGCTTTTGCCTGCGTAGTCAGAGCCTCAATCACCATTTGCTGATTCCGCAGCTGGGCTTTCACCTGTTCGGTTTCACTTTGTTGCTGTTCCAGCCGATCTTTTAGCCTTTGAGTTTCGCTCTGCTGCTGTAAGCAATAGGGAGTCGTATCCGGTGAGACACCAGCCGCAGTTGGAGGCGGAGGCGGCAGCTGCGGCATCGTGCCGTAGGGCTGTCCTGGCTGCGGTGGCGAGGGCAGGTAAGTCGGCAGGTTGGCTTGACTGGGATTCCCGCCAGTTCTAAGCAAGACGAAAGCTGCAATTCCGGCGAAGGCAGCCCCGGCCAGAAATGCTGTACTCTTTTCACTCATCGCTCTTGCTTTTCAACGGTAACTGAACCACAAATAGTCGCAACTGATGCACTCCGAGAATCATAACTTAACACCCTACTCAAATCGGGTTAACTTAGCAACTAAATTAGCAACTGAAGTAGATGGGATAGGGAGGCGTTTGTTACGACCTCGTATATGCTCTTACATTCAAAACCACATCATGTCAGTTGTCCAGCTAAAAAAAAATTGTAGAGATTTAAGAAGCAACGAATTGACATCCGTACTTTATAGCGGTTCTCACTCAGGGGTGCAATCCACTTGGAACCTCGCCCTCAACCCCTCGCTATTCACCCGGCGGGGATATGGAACCCCTTTCCGCGGATGGGATAGGGTTAAACCGTAGTGCATCCAAACCAAAATCGCTAGATTTGCCACACCGCAGGGATGAGATGCCTTCGTGTTTCCCTTGGGGTTGGGGAAGGCGTTGGGGAAAGTTAACTATAAGCAAAATTAATCGGTAGCTCTATGAGAAAGCCGGTTTGACCCGATCCACTCTCAACCCAGATTTCGCCTCCTAAATGCTCTGTCAGTTTCTTCACCAGTGCCAGCCCCAAGCCAGTTCCGCCTTGCTTCCAGGGATCGGCATTGGGAACTCGGTAAAATTTATCAAAAATCCGGGTTAGCTCGCTCTGAGGAATTTCAGCCCCAGAATTTTTGACACTCAATTGAAGAGTTCCCGATTTCGCTTCGGCGGTGAGGACAATTTTTTCTCCTGGGGGAGTGTATTTACAAGCATTGTTGAGCAACTCTGCGAGGATGCGTTCCAAACTAGATGAATCGGAAACTAAACGAGGTAATTGAGAAGGGATGTCAACCTGCAAGATTTGTTGGCGGTTTTGGGCACGCTCTTGAAAAGGTTTTACAATTTGGGGCAACCAGAGATGAAGTTCGATGACGTCTAAATCCAGGGGTCGCGTCCCTGCCTCTAGGCGTTGTAAATCAAGCAAATCGTTGATTAAATCGGTTTCCCGTTTGCATTCCTTCTGCAATATCTGCAAGTAGAGACTGACTTTGCTGACCTCTGTAGGGGGTTTTGGTATTTTGGCATCCAAGACACCCTCGCGCTTGAGGGTGATTTCCAACATCTGAGCTGCCATTTTCATGTTGGATACGGGCGAACGTAATTCGTGAGAAACGGTGCTGAGGAATTCATCTTTGAGCCGATTGAGTTTTTCTAGTTCCTCCACTTGTGCCAGGGATGCTTGATAAAATCGGGCTTGACGGATTGCGATCGCGCATTGATTCGCCACTTGTTGCACCAGCCGGATCTCTAGTTTTTTGAAGGTATAGTCTGGGCGATGGAATAACCACAAATCCCCCAGCACTCCTTGATCGTCCAATATCGGGCAAGCCAACATCGCCACCTTACTCCGGACAAAGTCGGGACTGATTGAACAAGATTGGAAACATTTACCTTGTCGTAGAGGAGCGTAAATTTCCGGGAAGTCTGCCATTTGCATCACCTGACCCTGCGAGGAAGGCATTGAGGTGGCGTACTCGTAGCAAATTGTGGCAGTTTCTTGCTCCAGGTTGTAGAGCGAAGCATGACAGCTGCCCATATTAAATGAAAGCGCTAACTCTCGAACGGCTACCTGTAAAATCTGGCTTTCGTCGAGACTATCGCGGACTTTGTCGGTGATGCGTTTTAGCACGGCTTCAAAGCCAAGCGCTTTTTGCAGTTGGGTCGTCCGTTGTTGCACTTGGCGTTCTAGATTGGCGTTCAGCTGCTGCACCTGCTTAAACAGGGTGGATTGCCCAATCGCGATCGCCAGTTGAGCCGCGAATGCACAAACCAGGTCTACCTCTGAATCTTGCCAGTAGCGAGGACGACCTTCCATCGATAGTGTTAAGATTCCCCAGAGGTCTCCTTGAAAGTGTATCGGTACCAACAACCAAGCACCCGGATAAGCCTCTGCTAGAGGCTTATTCCCCTCATCCTCGATAGTCTGAGTATCGTGAATGGAAACCACTTGTAACTGCTTGAGTTGCCCTCCCAACAAATTGTCTACATCTGGAAATTCCATACCCAGCCTGCTCGACAAACTGGAACCTTGATAGTAAAGTGCCACATTCAGCCAAACCTGCCGCTGCGGAAGATATTGCAGGATGGAAACGTGGTCGATGTGCAAAAGCTGACCAATTTCCGTTGTGGCTGTGGCAAAAATTACTTCTAATTCTAGAGAGCTACGAATTGCAGAAATAGACCGATTCAGTGCTTGCTCGCGCTGAGCTTGCTGTTGCATTTGGTTGTAGAGTTCGGCTTGCTGAATTGCGATCGCTACCTGGGTTGCCAGTGAACTAAGCAAATCAATTTCCAACTGTTGCCACTGTCGGGGTTGCGAACAATCATGAGCAATTAGCAGTCCCCACAATTCCTCTCCTTGCAGAATCGGGACTATCAAGCTGGCTCTAACTTGAAGCCGATGTAGTAAATCGATGTGACACTGACTCAACTCGGCTGTATAAATATCTTCTATAGTTTTAGTGCGACCCTGTTGGTACTGGACATAGACTTGTTCAAAGCAAGGATCGTGGATTGTTGTTCCCAGGATTGGAGTCCAACCGTTGGCGACAGACTCCACTACCACGACTCCACTCCAGTCCGGCTGAAAGCGGAAAACGATCACTCGATCGGAGGCGAGAAATTGCCGGACTTCAGACACCGTCGTGTTGAGAATCTCGTCTAAATTTAAAGACTGACGGATGCGTTCTAGCATCGCCCTCAGCAGTCGTTCCCGCTCGGTTTGCTGTCTTAGTGACTCTTCCGCGGCTTTGCGATCGCTAATATCGCGCACAATGACTAAAACTTCATCTTCCCCACTGACAACTAGCCGCGCCTCGTAATCGTGCAAATAGCCATTTTTGGGAAGCTGATACTCGAAGATTTGGATTTCGTTCGTAGAAAGTGCTTGCTCCACATGGTATTTGGCTTTCTCAGCGACTTCTGTGGGCAAAACCTCGTCTAACTTTTTACCTAAGAATTCCTGAGCAGGTAAGAACGTATCAAAGTCTCTAGCTGCTTTGACGTCCAAATAAGTGCTATCTTTGCTAATTCGGAAGATCAAATCCGGGATGGCACTTATAAGAGCGCGATTTTTTGCTTCGCTTTTGCTTAGTGCCTCTTCTGCCTGTTTGCGCTCGGTAATGTCAGTCTGAATCCCCACAAAACCGATTAGATTCCCTTGTGGACTCCCGATTGGGGAAAGATAGAGTTCGTTCCAGAAAAGGGTGCCATCTTTGCGATAGTTGCGTAAGGTGACATGGCATTCTCTAGCTTCCCTAATCGCCATTCGTAGCTCATCAAGTGCTGGCTGAGCAGTGTCAGCGCCCTGCAAGAAGCGGCAGTTGTACCCTATGATTTCCTCAGCAGAGTAGCCTGTTAAACGCTCAAAACTTGGATTGATATAAATAATTGGATTATCTGGTTGATTGGAGTCGGTAAGGACAATGCCATTGCAGCAATCACGGAGAACCTGCTCCAGTAAATGTAGACGTTCCTGTGCTTGTTTGCGCTCAGTTATGTCATCGCAAACCAGGAGGACAACTCTATCCGTATTCGTTCTTTGTACAATGCTAGCGGTAACATTTACCCAGAAAATGCTGCCGTCTTTGCAACAGGCGCGCAATTCCCAACTAGTAACCAAAGCGTTTGACTCGATCCCTGAACTCAACTCAAATGCTTCTTGAATTGCTTGTTGCAAAAACTGAGCAAACTCAGTTTTTAACTTTTCTCGCTCGTCAGGAGCAAAAGTGCTGAAAATTGTTTTTCCAACCAACTCTTGGACGCTATAACCAAGACGAGCCGCTCCAAACTGATTAACCCCAACAACGACTCCTTCTGAATCCAAAGTAAAGTGAATACAGGGAGTCTTGTTGTACAGTGTTCGGTATGCTTCTAGTTCAGCTCTCGTGTTCCGCAGTTCTTCCTCAAGTTGGGGACGTTCTACATCTGCACCTGCAATAGTTTGTTGTAACTCTCCAGAAGCACCTTCACCTTGTAAATAGTCATGCCCAATTGGCTGGTGATTTGCGTCCATTTTGTAATCTCTTACCCCTTTTTTTTCATAGAGATAGAGGGACTAAATTTTTTATCTTTGTTTATCAAAAAACTAATTTAATGGACTAAATAGCAAGTTGTTTGATGGGTTTGAATGCCTCAGTTATGGCTATGTAATGTTAAATGCTATACCAACTCAATCGTTCGCTTTCTAAAAAGGCTATGTCTATCATAGATATTTGAGCCAGCAATTATAATAACTCATTGCAGCTCGATAAAAAACATTACCTCCTGAGAAAACCTAAGTAATGGCTCTTTTACGTTAGAATTTCCTAACTGATTTTAAAATTGGTTTTTGTTTATACTAAACAATATTTACTTTTAAGCTCATAAAGAAATATATATTTATGTTTAATTTATTATAGTTGTAGAGCGGTCATAAAAGTAGCGAACCACGCTTTTCTCTACACTTTAACCATTATTTGCGAGAGAAGTGCTAGAAAATAGCCATTAACAATAGACTAGGAACTGGAAATCAACCAAACTCTGCTAACCGTGAATGACTAATATGAGCGCACAAACAGAAGAACCAATTACCTACGAAGGCGGCTGTCACTGTGGCGCAGTCCGCTTTCGGGTAATCGTTGACGAACATAAGGCAGATGACTGCAACTGTTCCATCTGTAGGAAGAAGGGATTTTTACATCTAATTGTGCCGTCCGAACGTTTTACCTTGCTAAGCGGTGCAGACTTATTGACAACCTACACCTTCAACACGGGTGTTGCTAAGCACACCTTCTGCCGTATTTGTGGGATTCACCCTTTTTATCGTCCCCGTTCCCATCCCGAATCTATTGATGTCAACGTGCGTTGTCTGGATGAGGATGTGGTGTCTCGCTTTCGCATTGTGCCTTTTGATGGGGTTAATTGGGAACAAAACGTACACCTAATTCGCTCTGAAGCATCGGACACGGATTAATAAATCCTCTCACCCAGCTTATCTATCATTGTAGGTTGGTTTGAGGTCATGTAGACGGAGTCTTCAAGAGAGAGTGACCCAACAAAAACTAAGGGAGGTGTTGGGTTTCGTCTTTGTGCGAAACCCAACCGGAAAGTCTGAAGTGAGTGCGAATCAATTTAAGTAGCTGGAACCTGCGAAAATTAACATTTTGCCCGATTGACTACCATTTATCGCAGTCCTCTCCAAACTATTGGGGAGAAAGCCAGCTTGGCGCTGAAATCAAGAGAATTGAGGAGCGTGAATCTTATCTGCCTGCATGAGGACAAAATAGGTAAGATTGTTTTCATAAAATACGCTTATGGTTTTATTAAAATTATTTTTAATTATTAATTTTGTTTCAATCTTGGCTGAATTATTAAATTGAAATTGTAAAAAGCTTAGCCGTAGACAAAGCAAGAAGAAAGTATAGAGTAACGTCTAATAAAAAATCCGAATTCAGGAGCGGACAAAAATTATCATTATTCCTAGCAATGCGGCAGATTTTAGCTGAAAAATACTTCTTTTAGAGAAAAAACTAGAAGTAATGAATCTATTTTTCTACTGTCTACTACCAATTTTGCCGTCTCTCCCCTCGCACGCTCAATTGCTAAAGAATCTGCCAACCCCAAAACTAGCGATGAATGTATCTCAAGCGAAAGAGCACGCAAAATAACCACCTAAGAAAGTTACAGCCAAGGCTTAAATATGGTACAGAAGGACTAGAGTGACAAAGGACTAAAGCAAAATAACCGCTCGATCGAAATGGCAGAGCGATACTCACAGTCAGTTACGAACACTAGAATGCAAATAGGGACAGGAGGCATTTATTTCTAAAAGCCATGCAGGCTTGAAGTGGCAAAAGCAGGCTGTTATCGGACAGCAGGGCTAGGGTAACGCAAGCAAATGTTTACGCGGTAAGTATTCCCATACGTCGTAGCGATCGCTTGTTAAGATCGGTAAGTTTTAACCATTCCAACCTTTTAATTAAGCTTTTTACTTTCTAACCTGACAACGTTCCTGTGATAGATCGGCTTTCAAAGGGGAATTTCCATACAGTGCGATCGCACCTAAGACGCACTGCTGCCTTAATCTTGGGACAACCAGCACTGGTGGTCAGTGTGGTGGTCTCCCTCTTAGTGCTGGGAGTCCGGCAACAAGGTCTGCTGGAGACGCTGGAACTAGGTGCTTATGACCAGATGATGCGGTTACGACCAGCCGAAGAGCCAGATCCCCGGATCTTGGTAGTTGCTGTTACCGAAGCAGACATCCAAACCTACAAGCAATATCCCCTGTCTGACGAACGAATGCATCAGATGCTGGCAAAACTGCTGGCAAACGAGCCGCGTACTGTCGGGCTAGATATTTATCGCGATTTGCCAGTAGAACCAGGTCATGCGGCATTCTCCAAGCTGATGAGTAGCGATCGCCGCATCGTTCCGGTGTGTGCCGTCAAAGAGTCGGAAGGTCCTGGCACTCCACCACCACCCAATATTGCTGATGACCAGGCTGGCTTTGCCGATATCGGGAGGACTGATTCTGATGGCGTTATCCGTCGGGGTTTGTTATTTGTCTCTCCCTCCGCTCACAAGCCTTGTCCTAACCCGAACTCCTTTAGCTTCCAACTGGTTCAACGTTACTTGGAAAAAGAAGGAATCGTTGCTTCAGACACCCCACCTCTCCGTTGGAACAACACTGTCTTCAAACCTCTGGAGCCTAATGATGGAGGATATCAAGGTCTGGATGCACGGGGGTACCAAATCCTCATCAATTACCGCTCTGCCAATCGCCCTTTTAACCAGGTAACGATGAGTCAAGTCCTCAACGGTCAGTTTGACCCTAGCTGGGTAAAAGACCGCATCGTTCTCATCGGGGTTACTGCTTCCAGCATTGATGACGCTTTCTATACTCCCTACAGCGGCTCACAGAAGGGAAATCGGAAAATGCCTGGGGTTGTCACTCATGCCCATCTGGTAAGCCAGATGCTCAGTGCTGTCCTGGATGGACGTCGTTTATTTTGGTTCTGGTCGGATTGGGGAGAAGCTTTGTGGGTGCTGGGTTGGTCTGTAACTGGCGGGTTGATGGCTTTGCGGCTGCGGCATCCAGGGCACTTGTTACTGGGACAGGGAGCCGCGCTGGGTGTCCTGTTTGGGTCGTGTTGGGTGCTGTTTACCCAGGCGGGATGGGTGCCAGTGGTTCCCTCTGCGATCGCGTTGGTGGGTACAGCTGCCGGTGTCGTGGCTTATAGCTCTCACCAAGCCGAACAAAATCAGAAAAAAATCGCGCTTCTGGTTCAGGAACAGCAATTCAACCTGGCGCAGATGCAAGCACTTCTCCAACAGAAGAATCAGGAACCACAGACTGAGGAAGAAGCAGAGGTAGCAACTGCGATCGCGCCAGCTCCCCTATCAGTTCTGCCTAATCGCGATGATTATGATGATGATGATGAGACTCAGCCGTGGCAGCCTAGCTTAGATGTAATTACAGAACCTGAGCGACTGGAGCGCCAGCGATTATTAGATTCCTCTCCCGTAAAGTACGGCGACTCCCTGCGACCATCTCTATTGATGGGACGCTACAAGATTCTTCGACCTCTGGCTTCGGGCGGGTTTGGTCATACGTATTTAGCCGAAGATACCATGCGACCTGGTAAGCCCCAGTGTGCGGTTAAGCATTTAATGCCTGCGCTTCGGGATGAAAAATTCTTGAAATTGGCAAAACGGCTATTTTTTACAGAAGCCGCCATTCTGGAAAGCTTGGGGCACCATTCTCAGATTCCGCAGTTACTTGCCTATTTTGAAGAAAACGAAGAATTCTATTTAATTGAAGAATTTATTAAAGGTCATCCGCTCACGGATGAACTATTGATAGATAAGCGCCTACCGGAAGCGCAAGTGGTGGAAATCCTGTGCGGGGTGCTGGAAATTCTGGTATTTATCCATGAAAATCAAGTCATCCACCGGGATATTAAGCCGAGTAATATTATTCGCCGAGAAAAAGACGGTCGCTTAGTTTTAATTGACTTTGGTGCCGTGAAACAGATTCAGCCCCAAGAAGAAAGCGAACAGGAAAACCGCACCATTGCTATCGGCACCCGTGGTTATACTCCGGCTGAGCAATACGACGGACACCCTAGGTTCAGCAGTGATATCTACGCCTTGGGCATGATTGGGGTGGAGGCAGTGACGGGGATACCGCCTAGTAAGCTGGAAACTGACCGGAACACCGGCAACATTAATTGGCGCGAATTTGCCTCAGTGCGAGACGAATTTGCCGAGATTTTGGATAAGATGGTGCACTTCCACTTTGTGACTCGTTACCAGTCAGCTACAGAGGTGCTACAGGAGTTGAAACGGCTTCCTAGCGCTCCCGCGTAAACATCATCCGGTAGTCAGGCGGTAGTCAGGATGTGGGTGCTACAGGTGAGGGGGGATTGACATCGTTTGAAAAATGTTTTACACGAAGATTTGCCTAAAAAATGCGATCGCTTCAGAAAAATTGAACCCATGCCGTTTAGCAAAATTCTGAATTCACTCATCTTCAATGGATTCGGAATTTTCGGTTCGGATGAAGCGAAAAGTGGCACAATGAAAGGCGGTGAATAATAAGATGGGTAACAATTCTGTGAGTCCGACAGCCTCAGCGTCCCCTACGGCACGCCGTGTCGTTTTTCCTTTCACTGCTATCGTGGGTCAGGAAGAGATGAAACTGGCCTTGCTGCTGAATGTGATTGACCCCTACATTGGCGGCGTGATGATTATGGGCGATCGCGGAACGGGCAAATCCACCACGATCCGGGCTTTGGCTGACCTGTTGCCAGAAATCGAAGTCGTTGCCGATGACCCGTTTAATAGTCATCCAAGAGACCCCGATTTGATGAGCGACAGCGTGCGCGATCGCTTGGCGAAACAGGAAGAAATTCCCGTCGCCCACAAAAAAGTGACGATGGTTGACCTGCCGCTCGGTGCGACAGAAGACCGCGTCTGCGGCACTATCGACATTGAAAAAGCTTTATCCCAAGGAGTCAGAGCCTTTGAACCTGGACTCCTCGCGAAAGCCAACCGAGGCATTCTCTATGTGGATGAAGTCAACCTACTTGACGACCACCTAGTCGATGTGCTGCTCGACTCAGCGGCAAGCGGCTGGAACACCGTCGAACGGGAAGGAATTTCTATCCGTCACCCGGCGAGATTTGTGCTAGTCGGTTCCGGCAACCCGGAAGAAGGCGAACTGCGACCTCAACTGCTTGACCGCTTTGGAATGCACGCAGAAATTCGCACGGTGAAGGAACCGGCGCTGCGAGTGGAAATTGTAGAGCAACGGGCTGAGTTTGACCAAAATCCCCCGAAGTTTCTGGAAAAATATCTTCCGCAGCAACAAGCATTGCAACAAAAGCTCGTCAGCGCTCAGGAACGCCTGTCCTCGGTGACGATGGACTATGACTTGCGGGTGAAAATCTCCGAAGTTTGTTCGGAGTTGGATGTAGACGGCTTACGGGGCGATATGGTTACGAACCGAGCCGCTCGCGCGATCGCTGCCCTAGAAGGACGCACTGAAGTCACCGTAGACGATATCCACCGCATCATCACCCTGTGTCTGCGTCACCGGCTCCGCAAAGACCCCTTGGAGTCGATTGATTCCGGCTATAAGGTAGAAAAAGTGTTTGGTCGCGTCTTTGGACTGGAAGCGCCCTCAGCAGAAACCAACGCAGCTACAGCGAATGGAGTTCGTCAGAGTGTTCGGTAATCAGGACTGAGAGTGTGTTGAGTGTTGAGTGATTAGAGAGTTTTTCGATTCAACGCCCATAAATTAAAATTAAAATTTTTAATTTATGAGCGTTGAATTTTGAGTTATAAAAGAGTTCTTTAATTCAAAACTCAAAACTCAAAACTTTTTACCAATCCCCAATCTTTCTATGGCAGAGCCACTCATCGAACTGAAGGGAATTTCTAAATCCTTTGGCAACAATGTCATCTTAGATGGGGTCGATCTGACAATTTATCGGGACGATGCGCTGGCAATTATTGGCCCCTCCGGGACTGGTAAATCGACGATTTTGCGGATTATTGCGGGACTTTTGGCTCCTGATTCTGGTGAAGTTTATATCCTGGGAAAGCGACGTCGCGGCTTAATTGAAGATGCCGAAGATCCCCTTGGAATTGGGATGGTGTTCCAACAAGCGGCTTTATTCGATTCGCTGACGGTGGAAGAAAATGTCGGCTTTCTGCTGTTTCAGCGTTCTAAACTGTCGCGTCGGCGGATACGAGAATTGGTGGAGGAAAAGCTAGAGATGGTTGGGTTGCCAGGGGTTAGCGATCGCTACCCCTCGCAATTATCGGGTGGAATGCGAAAGCGGGTGAGTTTCGCCCGTGCGATTATGTCCAATCCAGACCATCCCCAAGACAACCCAGAAGTTTTACTCTATGATGAGCCTACTGCTGGTCTTGACCCCATTGCTTCCACAGTGATTGAAGATTTAGTTCGTCAGTTGCAGGAAATACCAGACAGTTGTAGCAGTTATGTCATGGTGACGCACCAAGAAAGCACCATTCGCCGCACTGCTGACCGAGTGATATTTCTCTATCAGGGACAGGTACAGTGGGAAGGTGCCGTCAGCGAGATTGATACCACCCAAAATCCTATCGTTCAACAATTTTTTAGTGGAAGTGTAACCGGCCCAATTCACGTCATCGGCTAAAATCAATTAAAAATTAAAAATTAAAAAAGGCAGAATTTTTAATGTAAGCATTTTTAATTCTTAATTGTTAATGGTATGAGGAGAACAGATGCGATCGCGAACGGTTCGAGAAGGCTCCGTCGGTTTGTTAATCCTGCTGTCCCTTTTCTTGTTTGGGGGTCTGATTTTGTGGATACGCGGGATGAACCCCGGTAGCCGTAGCTACACAGTCGTGGCAGAATTTGTCAATGCTGGCGGGATGCAAGCTGGCGCACCCGTCCGCTATCGCGGCGTCAATGTTGGGAAAATTACTGCCATCAACCCAGGCTCGAATGGCGTCGATGTGGTGATGGAAATTGCACCGGCTGACTTACTGATTCCGCGTGATGTCGTCGTTGAAGCCAATCAATCCGGTCTGCTCAGCGAAACTTCGATTGACATTACTCCCCTGAAGCCCTTCCAGCCAGACGCGAAGGTAGCGAATCCGCTCGATCCGCAATGCCAGTCTAGCCTGATTGTTTGTGACGAGGATCGTCTGCAAGGTCAAATTGGGGTCAGTTTTGATGAACTGCTTCGCAGCACCACCCGCATCGCCAATCTCTACAGCGACCCCGCATTCTTTGCCAACCTCAACTCAGTTGCTAAAAATACCAGCGTCGCCGCCGTTGGGGTATCTCAACTTACCCGCGAACTCACAGGTTTGAGTCGCTCAGTGCAACAAGAAATTAAAAACTTCTCAGTCGCAGCCAATTCAGTGACGAGTGCTGCCAATCAAACCAGCAATCAAGTTGCTTTGGCAGCCAATCAGATTTCTAGGACCGCGAATCAATATAGCGGGACTGCCACCCAGGTAAATCGGCTCGTCGATAATATGAATAGTCTGGTCGTAGGCAACCGCTCGACTCTCGTCAGTACCTTGAACAACTTTAGCCAAGCCAGCGAACAGCTGCGCCTGAGTGCAAGTAACCTAACAGGGCAAGTCAACCAGTTTGGAGGTGGACAACTACGGCGTAACTTAGAACTCGTGTCTGCAAATGCGGCGCAGGCGTCCATCAATGCAGCGCAA
The sequence above is a segment of the Coleofasciculus sp. FACHB-T130 genome. Coding sequences within it:
- a CDS encoding HAD hydrolase family protein, with the protein product MLGRYKASGLSVALSELGLSPHNTVGVGDAENDSALLNLCECGVAVVNALPMLKEIADFVTKGDRGAGVIELIDHLLASDLSELQP
- a CDS encoding heterocyst differentiation related protein, producing the protein MSEKSTAFLAGAAFAGIAAFVLLRTGGNPSQANLPTYLPSPPQPGQPYGTMPQLPPPPPTAAGVSPDTTPYCLQQQSETQRLKDRLEQQQSETEQVKAQLRNQQMVIEALTTQAKANVYPPPVNPTQALPAVQEQQPLNPMLTGILWAVGGMVLTVISGVVLAAAFALLSQQQRPPRTVQVIHPIQPPPPTLSHRRRSEFLPPQLEGRRNDSIDYDR
- a CDS encoding GAF domain-containing protein, whose translation is MDANHQPIGHDYLQGEGASGELQQTIAGADVERPQLEEELRNTRAELEAYRTLYNKTPCIHFTLDSEGVVVGVNQFGAARLGYSVQELVGKTIFSTFAPDEREKLKTEFAQFLQQAIQEAFELSSGIESNALVTSWELRACCKDGSIFWVNVTASIVQRTNTDRVVLLVCDDITERKQAQERLHLLEQVLRDCCNGIVLTDSNQPDNPIIYINPSFERLTGYSAEEIIGYNCRFLQGADTAQPALDELRMAIREARECHVTLRNYRKDGTLFWNELYLSPIGSPQGNLIGFVGIQTDITERKQAEEALSKSEAKNRALISAIPDLIFRISKDSTYLDVKAARDFDTFLPAQEFLGKKLDEVLPTEVAEKAKYHVEQALSTNEIQIFEYQLPKNGYLHDYEARLVVSGEDEVLVIVRDISDRKAAEESLRQQTERERLLRAMLERIRQSLNLDEILNTTVSEVRQFLASDRVIVFRFQPDWSGVVVVESVANGWTPILGTTIHDPCFEQVYVQYQQGRTKTIEDIYTAELSQCHIDLLHRLQVRASLIVPILQGEELWGLLIAHDCSQPRQWQQLEIDLLSSLATQVAIAIQQAELYNQMQQQAQREQALNRSISAIRSSLELEVIFATATTEIGQLLHIDHVSILQYLPQRQVWLNVALYYQGSSLSSRLGMEFPDVDNLLGGQLKQLQVVSIHDTQTIEDEGNKPLAEAYPGAWLLVPIHFQGDLWGILTLSMEGRPRYWQDSEVDLVCAFAAQLAIAIGQSTLFKQVQQLNANLERQVQQRTTQLQKALGFEAVLKRITDKVRDSLDESQILQVAVRELALSFNMGSCHASLYNLEQETATICYEYATSMPSSQGQVMQMADFPEIYAPLRQGKCFQSCSISPDFVRSKVAMLACPILDDQGVLGDLWLFHRPDYTFKKLEIRLVQQVANQCAIAIRQARFYQASLAQVEELEKLNRLKDEFLSTVSHELRSPVSNMKMAAQMLEITLKREGVLDAKIPKPPTEVSKVSLYLQILQKECKRETDLINDLLDLQRLEAGTRPLDLDVIELHLWLPQIVKPFQERAQNRQQILQVDIPSQLPRLVSDSSSLERILAELLNNACKYTPPGEKIVLTAEAKSGTLQLSVKNSGAEIPQSELTRIFDKFYRVPNADPWKQGGTGLGLALVKKLTEHLGGEIWVESGSGQTGFLIELPINFAYS
- a CDS encoding GFA family protein, yielding MSAQTEEPITYEGGCHCGAVRFRVIVDEHKADDCNCSICRKKGFLHLIVPSERFTLLSGADLLTTYTFNTGVAKHTFCRICGIHPFYRPRSHPESIDVNVRCLDEDVVSRFRIVPFDGVNWEQNVHLIRSEASDTD
- a CDS encoding CHASE2 domain-containing serine/threonine-protein kinase, which gives rise to MIDRLSKGNFHTVRSHLRRTAALILGQPALVVSVVVSLLVLGVRQQGLLETLELGAYDQMMRLRPAEEPDPRILVVAVTEADIQTYKQYPLSDERMHQMLAKLLANEPRTVGLDIYRDLPVEPGHAAFSKLMSSDRRIVPVCAVKESEGPGTPPPPNIADDQAGFADIGRTDSDGVIRRGLLFVSPSAHKPCPNPNSFSFQLVQRYLEKEGIVASDTPPLRWNNTVFKPLEPNDGGYQGLDARGYQILINYRSANRPFNQVTMSQVLNGQFDPSWVKDRIVLIGVTASSIDDAFYTPYSGSQKGNRKMPGVVTHAHLVSQMLSAVLDGRRLFWFWSDWGEALWVLGWSVTGGLMALRLRHPGHLLLGQGAALGVLFGSCWVLFTQAGWVPVVPSAIALVGTAAGVVAYSSHQAEQNQKKIALLVQEQQFNLAQMQALLQQKNQEPQTEEEAEVATAIAPAPLSVLPNRDDYDDDDETQPWQPSLDVITEPERLERQRLLDSSPVKYGDSLRPSLLMGRYKILRPLASGGFGHTYLAEDTMRPGKPQCAVKHLMPALRDEKFLKLAKRLFFTEAAILESLGHHSQIPQLLAYFEENEEFYLIEEFIKGHPLTDELLIDKRLPEAQVVEILCGVLEILVFIHENQVIHRDIKPSNIIRREKDGRLVLIDFGAVKQIQPQEESEQENRTIAIGTRGYTPAEQYDGHPRFSSDIYALGMIGVEAVTGIPPSKLETDRNTGNINWREFASVRDEFAEILDKMVHFHFVTRYQSATEVLQELKRLPSAPA